The Eriocheir sinensis breed Jianghai 21 chromosome 54, ASM2467909v1, whole genome shotgun sequence genome includes a region encoding these proteins:
- the LOC126983613 gene encoding uncharacterized protein LOC126983613, with protein sequence MFWFLWRPRANLPRGLLVTLTNTIMAPKRGAGGLKTPSGTPKPSKKAKKSEDTSKKGAKKSDVSAKPSSAVSKSTKKGGGTSKKGESEVGEFIEVKCGESFYLTAPPPTRNGQGQLVFQDAPSFRPNLTPEQVLQMGSFGGTYFRPIKSSVTGESHNQAWKELPAEWLEGLDIKKQVASSIYDTEVNKYKVKCGGSLEMWEQSGWILKQDPYGWFMWYCRYYRGRRTDDDERQIGRWDRCTGLKGRWRNNLITKVFRAGASYDAAVVSPVVRQTLQHWGYELTKHDYDLGVKRIKK encoded by the exons ATGTTTTGGTTCCTTTGGCGCCCACGAGCAAACCTTCCACGCGGGCTTTTAGTGACCTTAACAAACACCATTATGGCCCCTAAACGAGGAGCTGGCGGCCTTAAAACACCCTCGGGCACGCCAAAACCCTCCAAGAAAGCCAAGAAGAGCGAAGACACCTCCAAGAAGGGCGCCAAGAAGAGTGATGTGAGCGCCAAGCCAAGCAGTGCTGTGTCAAAATCCACGAAGAAAG GAGGAGGAACGTCAAAGAAGGGTGAGAGTGAGGTTGGGGAGTTTATTGAAGTGAAGTGTGGGGAGTCCTTCTACCTCACCGCACCGCCACCCACCCGCAATGGCCAAGGACAGCTGGTGTTCCAAGACGCCCCCTCCTTCCGCCCCAACCTGACCCCAGAGCAGGTGTTACAGATGGGCAGCTTTGGGGGCACCTACTTCAGGCCCATTAAGTCCAGCgtcacag GTGAATCTCACAACCAGGCATGGAAGGAGCTGCCTGCTGAGTGGCTGGAGGGGCTGGACATCAAGAAGCAG GTTGCTTCATCCATATACGATACAGAAGTCAACAAGTACAAAGTGAAATGCGGAGGATCGCTGGAGATGTGGGAGCAGAGTGGCTGGATACTCAAACAGGACCCCTATGGCTGGTTCATGTGgtactgcag ATATTATCGTGGCCGGAGAACTGACGATGATGAGAGGCAGATCGGCCGGTGGGATCGCTGCACTGGGCTCAAGGGCAGATGGCGGAACAACCTAATTACCAAG GTGTTCCGGGCTGGGGCGAGCTACGACGCAGCGGTGGTGTCCCCGGTGGTGCGGCAGACCCTTCAGCACTGGGGCTATGAACTGACCAAGCATGACTATGACCTGGGggtgaagaggataaagaaatga
- the LOC126983616 gene encoding uncharacterized protein LOC126983616 → MGKPEPKKEGPTKAQIESWTKSITDLLGDPEGREAILQFLKDKENEKDTNVKERYEGSTSYMSFYNESEAYKSMYVKAKEKAHEIYNKHIKVTAEKKVATGESETIKKRLDEGLKDEGLFDKAQDNVKKIMEDRLWYSGFCEYLNNLKIKKISNKK, encoded by the exons ATGGGGAAGCCAGAACCAAAGAAGGAAGGTCCAACCAAAGCCCAGATAGAGTCGTGGACCAAATCCATCACTGATCTCCTCGGG GACCCTGAGGGACGGGAAGCCATCCTACAATTCCTGAAGgataaggagaatgagaaggacaCGAACGTCAAGGAGAGATATGAAGGGAGTACCAGCTATATGAGTTTTTACAATGAAAGTGAAGCTTACAAGTCTATGTATGTGAAAGCAAAAGAGAAGGCTCATGAGATCTACAATAAACACATAAAG GTGACCGCCGAAAAGAAAGTCGCCACAGGGGAGAGTGAGACAATTAAGAAAAGGTTGGACGAGGGTCTGAAGGACGAGGGCCTGTTTGACAAGGCTCAGgacaatgttaaaaaaataatggaggacaGACTTTGGTACAGTGGTTTCTGTGAATATTTGAATaatctaaaaataaaaaaaataagtaataaaaaataa
- the LOC126983460 gene encoding glutamate-gated chloride channel-like: protein MAAGGFLLTILLLLVASEGLEATPAEARATKAVALKLQGDDYHKMIRPPGTGPTIVALQLYIRDMSIDDVNMKANFDITFRMLWNDSRLAYKGMPGLAGVNYVSLLDPSPLWLPDAFFKNAKVTQYSSIRPEQYLRVFPDGRIIFSTRWGYCCDIADYGYTTKDVKLVLSGEDESQAVSVGAEVSPEGFTFAGISSDTYTSSTATGEYSNVRISVMIRRYFGNYLLERYIPTLNLIIVAWFSFLIPAKQFLARILLTLIPLIFTMFTNMQFKMTLASVPYATAMDAFSGVSLIVLFLTLLYVIVCEVYENKKNEGEEKASVEDGEVTKGGEAEGGLVRRLALRARQRANYLSRVLLVSGYSFFLFVYFVAFCATG, encoded by the exons ATGGCGGCTGGTGGCTTCCTTTTGACCATCCTACTGCTGCTGGTGGCCTCCGAAGG ACTCGAGGCTACACCAGCGGAAGCCCGAGCGACAAAGGCGGTTGCGCTGAAACTCCAGGGGGATGACTACCACAAAATGATTCGACCCCCAGGAACAG GACCCACCATCGTCGCCCTTCAACTCTACATCCGGGACATGAGCATCGATGACGTAAACATG AAAGCCAACTTTGACATCACCTTCAGAATGCTGTGGAACGATTCACGGCTCGCCTACAAGGGTATGCCAG gtcTGGCGGGGGTCAACTACGTGTCGCTGTTGGACCCGTCGCCGCTGTGGCTCCCCGACGCCTTCTTCAAGAACGCTAAGGTGACGCAGTACTCCTCCATCCGCCCGGAACAGTACCTCAGAGTGTTCCCCGACGGTCGTATTATCTTCAGCACCAGGTggggttattgtt GTGACATTGCCGACT ACGGCTACACAACGAAGGACGTCAAGTTGGTGTTGTCGGGAGAGGATGAGTCTCAGGCCGTCTCCGTCGGGGCAGAAGTTAGCCCCGAGGGATTCACGTTCGCGGGCATCTCCTCCGACACCTATACCTCCTCCACGGccacgg GCGAGTACAGCAATGTGCGAATATCCGTAATGATTCGCAGGTATTTCGGCAACTACCTCTTGGAGCGGTACATTCCTACTTTAAACCTAATCATAGTGGCGTGGTTCAGCTTCCTCATCCCCGCTAAACAGTTCCTGGCCCGCATCCTGCTCACCCTCATACCCCTCATCTTTACAATGTTCACTAATATGCAGTTCAAGATGACTTTGGCCTCCGTCCCGTATGCCACCGCAATGGACGCGTTCAGTGGAGTCTCCCTGATAGTGCTCTTCTTGACCCTCCTGTACGTTATTGTCTGCGAAGTatacgagaacaagaagaacgaaggagaggag AAGGCCAGCGTCGAGGACGGGGAGGTCACGAAGGGCGGGGAGGCGGAGGGCGGGTTGGTGCGGCGCCTGGCCCTTCGCGCCCGCCAGCGAGCCAACTACCTCTCCCGCGTGTTGCTGGTCAGCGGTTACTCCTTCTTCCTGTTTGTGTACTTCGTGGCCTTCTGCGCCACTGGCtag